One segment of Cydia splendana chromosome 22, ilCydSple1.2, whole genome shotgun sequence DNA contains the following:
- the LOC134801389 gene encoding facilitated trehalose transporter Tret1-like, translating to MGHGCVIGYPAVLIPSLRRPDSYIHPTASQESWIASVIGFAFMPGNLLVMPLMDVIGRKKCHILSAIPILVGWFLVLLANSVQALILARFLQGISMGILGPLGSVIISEMTDPKYRGAFLTCISLSLTIGVMFTHTIGTLLSWQQTALLCSFLSFTSLNMIIFTPETPPWLIAKGKYEKSKEVFYWLRGEGPVQEDELQHMITAQKMIRKSSVAGQKLSFCTKTKRFFRYIGSTFKKPEFYKPMLIMLHVFAMFQFAGINVISSYAKDIIEQVVGPEAKAVVLMVILDCERLVCNILAVFVMQKCNRRTVLFSLGAICVISYISKATYVVAKQNNWLPFENQYVPIFLICMYMFSLTFGLSTIPFAISGEIFPLEYRGLGGGLSALPVSLNFFIAVKSFPVLTGSIGLPLTYFVYAGIVSYCLVVLWFILPETKDRTLQEIEDELRGNTVVGDRRESEPLHGKILLRRYSSQIIVH from the exons ATGGGACACGGCTGCGTCATTGGCTACCCCGCAGTCTTGATACCCAGCTTGAGGCGGCCTGACTCTTACATTCATCCTACGGCCAGTCAGGAGTCGTGGATTG CGTCCGTCATCGGCTTCGCTTTCATGCCAGGCAACTTATTAGTGATGCCTCTCATGGATGTAATTGGCAGGAAAAAGTGCCACATCCTCTCCGCCATACCCATCTTAGTTGGATGGTTCCTGGTTCTTCTAGCTAACAGCGTCCAAGCCTTAATCCTGGCCAGATTCTTACAGGGTATATCCATGGGTATATTAGGGCCTCTAGGCTCAGTTATCATAAGTGAAATGACCGACCCAAAGTACCGGGGAGCCTTTCTGACTTGCATATCATTATCCTTGACTATTGGAGTAATGTTTACGCATACAATCGGCACTTTGTTGAGCTGGCAGCAAACAGCCCTATTATGCTCCTTCTTAAGCTTTACGAGTTTGAACATGATTATTTTCACCCCTGAAACACCGCCATGGCTGATAGCGAAAGGGAAATACGAAAAGAGCAAAGAAGTGTTTTATTGGCTACGTGGCGAGGGGCCGGTGCAAGAAGACGAACTCCAACATATGATTACAGCTCAAAAGATGATTCGGAAGTCGAGTGTCGCTGGTCAGAAGCTTTCCTTCTGCACAAAAACGAAAAGATTCTTCAGATATATAGGGTCCACTTTTAAAAAGCCTGAATTTTACAAGCCTATGCTGATCATGCTCCACGTGTTTGCTATGTTTCAATTTGCTGGCATAAATGTTATCAGTTCTTATGCCAAGGATATCATAGAACAAGTTGTGGGTCCTGAAGCAAAAGCTGTAGTGCTCATGGTCATATTAGATTGCGAAAGACTTGTCTGTAATATCTTAGCTGTGTTCGTTATGCAGAAATGTAACAGGAGGACCGTTCTGTTCTCTTTAGGAGCAATATGCGTAATTTCTTATATAAGTAAGGCAACATATGTGGTAGCGAAGCAGAACAACTGGCTACCTTTCGAAAATCAGTATGTTCCTATATTTCTAATATGCATGTACATGTTTTCGCTTACATTCGGTTTATCAACAATCCCATTCGCGATTTCTGGAGAAATATTTCCATTGGAATACAGGGGGTTGGGTGGTGGTCTCAGTGCATTGCCCGTATCTCTGAATTTCTTTATTGCTGTGAAGAGTTTCCCAGTTTTGACAGGATCCATCGGTCTACCATTAACGTATTTCGTGTATGCTGGAATAGTATCGTACTGTCTGGTGgttctttggtttattttaCCAGAGACAAAAGATAGGACTCTTCAAGAGATTGAGGATGAATTAAGAGGAAACACTGTGGTTGGAGACAGGAGAGAGTCGGAACCTCTGCATGGCAAAATTCTGCTGCGTCGGTACAGCTCCCAAATCATTGTACATTAa